TATCACTGTATAACAGGGAGTGAAAGCAgacaagaaaaaagtataaaaggtAAACTCCcattaaaatagagtaaaagaaTGGTTAAGCTAATTTGTGCTACTAGGAGTCAGGGGAGTGATTGCCCTTGTAGGAAATGTCTAAAAGAAAACAGCCTTTGCAGGGCTGGTATTGGGATTTTTATCTGACTACTGGTTACTTGTGTTGGTTTAGTTTGTAAAAAAGTGCTGCCAACATTTTCTGACTTGGCTCTATATTCAAAAATATTGTAGGAATCATTGTTTTTCTGTATGTCTGATTTTTACATTGAAGGGAGTCCCTGTATGCTTTTATCTGttgttcatgttttatttatttatttatttttgtatttttcagaagtgagaagcagggagacagagagacagaattccgcatgtgcctgaccaggatccatctggcaagcccactagggggcaatgctctgactgTCTGAGGTCCCTgatttgttgcaaccagagctattttagtgcctgaggcagaggccatggagctgacctcagagccctggccaactttcctccaatggagccctagctgcaggaaggaaggagagggatagaaagaaaagaaaaggggggagtgatggagaagcagatggctgcctctcctgtgtgccctggccagaaatcataCCTagaacttctacacactgggctgatactctaccactgaaccaacaggccagggctgtttttcatCCTTTTAGAATCCTATTTCCTGGCTGTATGATTCTCTAGACTTGGGCTGAATGTTGTGTTTAAAAACTATTAAGAGAAATAATTGGAGGCCTAAGATGACATTATTCCCCTCCaaatatgattttgttttcaattgtttttaCTTAGTGCTCAAGGTTACTAGCAGTCTTGAATGATCCTCATCCAAATTAAGTGCTTGAGATTTTACCAGCTCTCCAAAGACCCAAAGCCAAGAGCTCTTCATTAGTTATGACTTACTCTTACTCCTAGGGCATTCTTTAGGATTGCTGTCCACTGTGGAATTAATTTATTCCTTCTAAACAACTCATTTCCCAAGACTTTTACTTATAGATACTAATACTGGAACAATTATTCAGGTTCATCTCAACACACTGTCTTGGGATTGCCTCCCCGAGGCCTCTCAAGAACTGTTAAATAGTCCTGATGTGGCTCCAACTTAGCCTCTCTTCCTGAACTGGGCATCAGGGGGTCAGTTCTCAGATTCCCCAGGGCCATCAGAGTGTCCACAGCCTGGTATTGTTCTCCCTTTATGCAGGCACTAAGCCCTCCTTCCCAACCTCAGCCAACAGGATGAATCACCAACCCCTATTCAGAAACAACGCCTTACAATCCTTTATGTCCTGACAGATTTTCATCCTGTGCAGAAAGAAAGTAGGAGCCATCTGCAGAACGAGGCAACTTTGAGTCCAGCACAGAGTGGGTAAGGTCTGTGGTATTGGACAATATCACAAACGTATCTCACGAAGATGCATACTTTGAAAATCTTCATATAACCTACCTTCTTAGTATTTAAGGTGATACAACAATCTCTCCAATCTTACATCATTCTGTAGTTTTTTAACTGCTGTCAGACGTGTCGTGTATGATACTCAAACTTGCAAGAAAGGCTTTATGAGTGAGATGAGGAGGCTCAAGGAGGCTGTGCCCTTCTCAAGGTCATGTAGCTAGGGAGCAGCGCAACATATGAAAGGAAAGTTGGCTAGTGCTGGGTTTGGACCTCTTTTCTACACTACCCCAatttctccccctctctgcccAGCCACATTGCAGAGAGCTTTGTGTCTCTAAAGAGAATTGACCACACAACAGTTCAGAACCCACTGACTCTTACAGACTAGGAGCAGAATATTCTACAGTGTACAGTCAGAATTGCcagctgatttaaaaataaaaacttgatttGCAAAACTGAAGTTAGTTAAAGGGGACCAGAAAAtagcctttttcttttaaagcactaTAGGTGATTCCGATGTGATTGGATTGTGGGGAGAGCCTGGATTGAGGACTAGAAAGCAGAGGTACCAATTTCTCTGACGTTTCCCAGCCCTCTTACCTGTCTCCTACCTTCTCTCCTATCAGGCAGGTTGTCGAGAGGGCCCTGAACCCAGGCAACAGGCTGTGGATGGAAGTCTAATGTGGTTTAAGGAGATGAATGACCTTTGTCTCCATGGCAGAAACAGAGGTGGTGGCTGGGTGTGCTCAGGGCTGGAGTCACGTAGAAAGCCACATGGTGCTCTTTCTCATCCTCAAGTCAATTTGGGGGTCTTGCAGTGAGTGGTCTATGGAATGAGACTATCAGTTCCCCTTTTTCACTGAAACTCTTTGCTTTTCTAAGAGGCCTCTTTATCTGCAAAGCCTCACTTAAGAACTGTTGCAAAATGAATGAACTCATTAATGGTGTACAACATAGGAAAATTATGTGGGTAACAAAACCAGATCTGAGAAACTCTACATACGAAGGGTAGCTATAGCCGGTCCAAAGAGTTACTCCCATTTTAATTCAAATGCCAAAGGACCACTACATGGTTACTCTATCATTTGGAATCTTAATGTTAAGAGAATTTAAGCAAATTCTACTTTCACTAAATGTTTGAATCTAGGGCAATGATCACTCAAACTGTTATTTCAAACAGCCTGTTCGAATGCCTTTCATGATGGAAAATTCGTGTCCACCCACCCCACCATTCGCCTTTATTGGCCCAGCACTTGTCTTCTGGGAGATAGCATAgctcatctctctatctctcttttatGTTCCAACTCCTGACCTAAACCAGTGGTcggtaaactcattagtcaacaaagccaaatatcaacagtacaacgattgaatttttttttcagagccagattttttaaacttaaactatataggtaggtacatttcttatcgagctagcacctgcacatggtattttgtggaagagccatacaaaggggccaaagagccacatgtggctaacaAGCTGCAGTTTGCCCACCACTGACCTAGATAATCAACAGCCCTTTGCATACAATGGCCATATAATAGATTCTCTCACTCTTCACTTCCTTGTGGCAGTAGCAGAGGGCCAGCCATAACAGTCTTTACCTAGACATTCTGGCTCTTGCCCTGCAGAcacaggagagaagagggagagcagacaaaggaaagggggaggagggggagagagaagcagatggttccttctcatgtgtgccctgactggggattgaactcgggAAGTCCACATtcagggtcgatgctctatccactgagcccaccCTCCAaagcctttcattttcttttcaatacttttacttttcctctttgtGCAATTGTATTGCATCAATTTCTTACACTGCATACACCTGTTTTAAATATCACAAAAGTGTCTAAAATATTGTATAACATACTAATATTTAAGCACTTCCAAGAGAATTGTAAGatgatattatttaaattaagacAATTGATGCTATttctattatattaaatatgCCATATTAAATGTGGCTGGAATTATTAAACTGCATAAAGATTTTCCATGTTTCTGTGTTTATGTCTATTATTACAGTTTTTCTtctgcaaaaaaaatatttttaatatttagcctaagatatatattttttaaattttaatggagtgtcattaatcaatcagggtacataggttcagagaaaacatttccaggttattttgacatttgattatgttgcatacccatcacccaaagtcatggAGTCTTCTGTGACCTtcaatttgattttctttgtgcccctcctctccgccaccccctccttttccctctctagccccagtaactaccacactcttgtccatgtccctgagtctcaattttatgtcccatatagtttttagttttttctgatttacttatttcactcagtataatgttatcaaggttcatccacgttgttgtaaacgatccaatgtcatcatttcttatggctaagtagtattccatagtgtatatgtaccacatcttctttatccagtcatctattgaagggctttttggttatttccatgtcttggccactgtgaacaaagctgcaatgaacatggggctgcatgtgtctttacataccagtgtttttgagttacgGGGGtctatgcccagtagagggattggtgggtcatatggtagatctatttttaatttttttgaggaaccaccatactttcttccatagtggttgtactactttacattcccaccaacagtggatgagggttcctttttctccacagcctctgcaacatttgttattacctgttttgttgataatagctaatataacaggtgtgaggtggtatctcactgtagttttttttaaaataattaatttatttattttttccagagactgagagtgagtcagagagacggacagatagggacagacagacagaaatggagagagatgagaagcatcagtcattagtttttcattgcgcattgcaacaccttagttgttcattgattgctttctcatacgtgccttgactgcgggccttcagcagaccgagtaaccccttgctagagctagcgaccttgggtttaagctggtgggcttttgctcaaaccagatgagcctgcgcttaagctggcgacctcggggtctcgaacctgggtcctctgcatcccagtccgacactctatacactccgccactgcctgatcaggctcactgtagttttgatttgcatttctctaatagctaatgaagatgagcatcttttcatatagctgttggccatttgtatttcttcctgggataagtgtctgttcatgtcctattcccattttttattggtttgtttgtttgttgttgacttttatgagttctttgtatatttagatattaggcccttatctgtgctgttgtttgacaATATCATCTtgcatttagttggctgtctgttttgttgtcagtttcttttgctgtgcaaaagcttcttagtctgatgtagtctcattcatttatctttgccttcacttcacttgccattggagtcaaattcataaagtgctgtttgtaaccaaggtccatgagattagtacctatgttttcttctatgtaatttattgtttcaggtcttatatttaggtctttgatccattttgaattaattttaaaagtacaagggaacaaactgtagtcaagtttcattcttttccacgtggctttccagttttccacgtggcatcatttgttgaagaggctttcttttctccattgtgtattgttggagattctttatcaaaaattatttgaccatatatacgtggttttatttctgggctttctattctgttccattggcttgagtgtctatttttctgccaataccatgctgttttgattattgtggctctataatataatataatttaaagtcaggtattgtaatgcccccagcctcgttttttttccttaggattgctctggctatttgggggtttttatagttccatataaatctgatgatattttgttccatttctttaaaaaatgacattggaattatgatgggaattgcattaaatttgtatatcgccttgggtaatatagtcatcttgactatacttattcttcctatccaagaacaaggaatatgtttccattttattgtatctttttccatttcccttaacaatgctttgtagtttttcattatataggtcctttgcattctttattatgttttttcctaggtattttttgttgttgttgttgcaaccatgaaggggattgttttttttagttcgttttctgatgtttcattgttggcatataggaaggcaatggacttttctatattaattttgtatcctatgacattactgtattagtttattgtttctagtagtctttttgtggagtcatCGGGGTTCTAAATGTACAGGATTATACCATCTGCAAAaggtgaaacctttacttcttctttcccaatacgaatgctttttatttctttctcttgtctgattgctctggctagaacttccagcactacattgaataagagtggagagagtggacaaccttttcttgttcctgattttaggggaaaagtcctcagttttatgccgtttaatatgatgttagctgatggtttatcatgatggcctttattatgttgagatattttccttctatacccattttgttaagtgttttaaacataaaatgatgtgtattttatcagatgccttttttgcatctattgataagatcatatggtttttgttctttgttttgttgatatggtgtattacgttaaccgttttatgtatgttgaaccatccttgtaattctgggatgaatcccacttgatgaattattattttaatgtgttgttgtatttgatttgctagtattttgtttagtattttagcatctgtattcattagagatattggtctgtagttttcttttcttgtgttgttATTGCCAGGTTTTGTTATAAGGgttatgctagcctcataaaatgtgtttggcaatattgcttcttcttcaatttttaggaagactttgagtagaataggaaccaaatcttctttgaatgtttgatagaattcactaatatagtcatctggccctggacttttatttgagGGGAGGttattaatagttgtttctatttctttaatgtttatgagtctgtttaggctttcagcttcttcatgattcagtctagggtggttgtattgttctaggaatttatccatttctttcatattgttgaatttggtagcatatagtttttcatagtattctacgataattctttgtatatccatgatatctgtggtaatttctcctctttcattttggattttgtttatatgagtcctttctcttttttccttagtgagtcttgccaagggtttgtcaattttgttgatcttttcaaagaaccagctccttgttttattaattttttctatagtttttctgttctcatttatttctgctctgatttttattattttctttcttctgctggttttgggttgtctttgttcttctttttctagttccttaagatgtgaagttaagtggtttacttgggctctcttttgtttgttcatataggcctgtagttatatgaacttccctcttattactgcttttgctgcatcccagagattctggtatgttatattgttattttcatttgcctgtatgtatcatttgatctctgcacttatttcttctttgactcactcattttttaaaagtatgttgtttagtttttacatttttgtgggtttacctcttttttgcagttgaattctagtttcaaggctttatgatcagaaaatatgcttggtataatttcaatctttctaaatttattgatgttagttttgtggcccaacatatggtcaattcttgagatgttccatgtacactagagaaaaatgtatactctggcactttaggatgaaatgtcctgtagatgtctatcatatccaattgttctagtgtttcatttaaggccaatatttctttattgattttctgtttggatgaacgatctagagccatacatggtatattgaggtctccaagtatgattgtatttttgtcagtttttgtttttaggtcagtcagtagctgtcttatatatttggtgctccttgatttggtgcatatatattaaggattgttatgtcttcttgattcagtgtcccgtttatcattatgaaatgagcatctttgtctctggttatctttgctgtcttgtagtcagcattgttaaatatcagtattgctacacctgcttttttttggatgttatttacttggattattgttttccaacctttcactttgaatttgtttttatccttgtggcttagatgtgtttcttgtaggcagcatacagttggattttctttttaaatccattctgctactctgtgtctttttattggtgagttcaagcCATTTATGctgagtgtaattattgacacttgatttTCCTATTGccaatttatatattgctttctgatagttttgtatcttgtttggttcttctcttttattttactatCATCTGTTTTTGTcgggttgtaatccatacttcttttctctgttactttttttttcaagccatgtacttctatgctggttttttcaggggtggttaccattaagtaatggaaaacaTACATAtcttgttcattgtagtacattatctcatgagtgcttttgcactccatcctcctttgctactgttaatctttgtcctctctccctttttgtttctttgtcacagattaatcttgtttttattatgatcttgatggagctcttacttgtagttttgttttgttctttgtgtctggaaggaaaactccctttagtatttcacGAAGTGGTGATTTTCtggtgacaaattccctcatcttttctgtagctgtgaatgtttttatttcttttttgtatttgaagaatagctttgatggttatagtattcttgCCTAGAAGTTCATctctttcatcactttaaatattggggtccactctcttcgagcttgtagaatttctactgaaaaatctgttgataatgtaatgggccttcctttatatgttgtattcttctttttcctggctgccttgagaatattttttttgtcattggtttgtgccaatttcattgtgACATGCCTTGGTTGAGGTTTGTTAGGATTAAGATaacttgatgttctgtttgctttttgaatttgagactttagttctttccacaagcttgggaagttctcatctattatttgttggaatatgttctccattacattttctctccttgtccttctgatatacccattattcttatgttgctctttctgatggagtcagacaattcctgtagggctatctcatttattttaatttgtgagtctctctcctcttctctctgtagtacttatagttgcctgtcttctatgtcactatttctctcctctatctgacctattctattggctaagcttgttacctcatttttcagttcatgaattgagtttttcatctctgtttgattcgttttcatagtttcaatttccttggtgaagtattttttctgtacattgaattgttttttgagctccctaaattgcctttctgtgctgtcttgtatatccctgaatatttttaggacttcaattttaaattctctgtcatttaactccaaggtttccaaggtattaaaattttttatatatatatttttcctcatctttctgAGCTACATCAttatcttttgtattcatgatatttgatttctttttctttaatgacatttgagagtggtattgttaataacactaataagagtgcaatttttttgataaaatgcagtgaaaaactaaatattCTATTGTGCtatgtggaacaaaaatatgtagaatggtgGGCCTGGGTTGGTGTGGagtgaaaaaaaggcaaaaaatgaggcaagaactcatgaaatgccacaaggaaaatatttggattaagaataaaataatttgtttgcaaATGATggttaaatgagagaaatagtgtaagagaaaagaaaaaaaacaaaaagagagaaaagaaaaaaatacagatgaaaatgaaagttttagtgtattaagtggcacaaaaactatagaatggagagccagagttgaggaaaatgctaaagagataaaaagcaaagtaaaaagcacacaaaatgccacaaagaataaacctgaatccagaataaaatagttTATGGGTGAAattcgaatgagagaaaaagtaaaagagaaaagaagaaacaaaaagagagagagaaaaacaactgagttaagttttttggaatgtaatactcatagggaaaaaaagaatgaaaaatgtaacacctacgggtaataatgttcaaaatgaaaagaataaaatggaaagaggataaaatgactaaggtggaaggaaaaaaatacaagaaaaaaatggaaaaagttataaagactgtgatttttcctggttttgagaagttatcttcttcctttttctttcttctctctcttttcagccagtggtgctgtaccccaggttctgcatCTGTGGCACTCATAGGAAGAGATTTGCTGGTGTGTCggtatggtgatgacataaactaggcctaggcctcagtcccattggtaggtggggcttgttagtgtttacaggctctgacaatgggagagtctgtttttctggagcctctcctcaaatctctccttcctgaaccagaagcctgggacccagctgtgaagttgtcccagccactgcctggagagcaagaggctctaagagctgccaaatccctcctctatccccactcaatgtagggttctgggtaaggctttgccagccagaaccaccagcataatcaggcagggctgggagccgattgctttcaggtgtctttctatgagcctccaggcatgtctagtatgcttcagcactccgcaggtctgctctccaaagGCTGTCTGAATGCTGCTtgcacacccttccccccaccactttcgCAGTTCTTTTCCCccggagtgtgctttgttagcctgtatggctggtggaggtgccgcAGCCAGACTGGTCCGGTGTAGGGAACCTGGCTTTTGTGCACTTTTGGCGTGCTTTTTtttgggaagccaggattattcagaaactctggtcatagcccacacagagggtcactactgacagtatACGACCAGCCCCTCCATCTGGGAACAcgggcacacacactcacacacacttgcACACTGCTCGCGCTTTCTGACCGGGATACCGGGAGTGAACAAGGCAATtgctcgcccacctctgccggggtctgcTGTTGGCATTAGCTCCATGTGGCTGAGCCACGGGCAcattctctcctctgcttgaacgtctctgccctagcccagctttttccattCCCCcatccctcactttctctcagttctaagtgaaaacagcccttgctcaggtcagtgaggaaagaggaatactccgttctccatcctatttccttcagagtgggttatatattcagccaccttttcacccaattgtacctttgtttgatgtatgtatatttcaCATGCTCCTGAGAttgcttttctgtctctagttgttaaatttgttgaagtttcagggggaggtatcgggagcacttctcacggcaccatttctctgaccatTGTCCAGCCTAAGATATTTTTAATGCTGAAAAAACTTAGGTTTTAACTATTTGAATGTCCTTATTTGATTGAAGGCATATTGTAAGTGTCTGTCATTGCTGATATTGCAGAAATTGGGGAAATGGATGGAGGCAATCAGAGTGGAGGCTCGGAGTTCCTTCTACTGGGTCTCTCTGAGAGTCCTAAAGACCAGCAGGTTCTTTTTTGGATGTTCCTGTCCATGTACCTGGTCACAGTGGTGGGAAACATGCTCATAATTCTGGCCATCAGCTTTGATTCCCGCCTGCACACTCCCATGTACTTCTTTCTGGCCAATCTGTCCTTCACCGACCTCTTCTTCGTCACCAACACAGTCCCCAAGATGCTGGTGAATCTTCAGTCCCAGAACAAAGCCATCTCCTATGCAGGATGTCTAACACAGCTCTACTTCCTGGTCTCCTTGGTGGCCCTAGACAACCTCATCCTGGCCACGATGGCATATGACCGCTATGTGGCCATCAGCCGTCCCCTCCACTATGCCACAGCCATGAGCCCTGGGCTCTGTATATTGTTCCTCACCTTGTGTTGGGTGCTCTCTGTTCTCTATGGCTTAATCCACACCATCCTTATGACCAGAGTGACTTTCTGTAGCTCCCGGAAGATCCACTACATCTTCTGTGAGATGTACGTCCTCCTGAGGCTGGCGTGTTCCAACACTCAAGTCAATTATTTGGTACTTATTGCTACAGGATCCTTCATCTTCCTCACCCCTTTTGGGTTCATGATCGCGTCCTATATCTGGATTGTCAGAGCCATCCTCCGACTATCCTCAGCCTCTAGCAAGTACAAAGCCTTCTCCACCTGTGCCTCACATTTGACTGTGGTCACCCTTTTTTATGGGACACTTTGTATGGTATATCTGAAACCCCTCAACACATACTCTATGAAAGACTCAGTGGCCACAGTGATGTATGCTGTGGTCACCCCCATGATGAACCCTTTCATCTACAGCCTGAGGAACAAGGACATGCATGCAGCCCTGGGAAGACTCTTCCGAGGGAAAGCCTTGCAGAGGGTCATATGAAGTTAGTTTTGAACCGGTCATTAAAGTGAAGACTAGGAATTTTCTCTACTGTGTGCAAAGCACTATACTATGAGGGATACAGGAGTGATTAGGCCATAGTTCCACTTTAGAATGAGCTCATATATCTGTGATGAAgataatatgtatgtgtgtaatcAGTGTCCCTCAGACCTCATTAACTTTGGCAATGAATAAAGTCACATAACACTAATACTAAAAATTTTCAGGATTAAAGCCTTCATATTACCTGACAAACCCACAATCGCTGCCTTATCCAGATATATCCACTTATGTCCTAGTGGGTCTCTCATGTTCTTAGTACACACATGGAGTTCGAAGTTTATATCCTTCTAAGCTCTGAGCTTCTCTAAGGGGCCTGCTACCTACAAGCCATTTATAAAACACATTGCACTACTCACACTGCAGATGCTCTGGCTGAGGCCACCCCTTTCCTAATGCTCTGTTGGGCTCAGCTCCCACTGCTTCAGTTCAGACCCACAGTTCCTCTGAACCAGTCTTGATGTTCAGACAAAATGGCAGAAGATTCCTCTTCTTAACTCTGGGAAGATTTTAGtcctttggctctcaaaagaatattatctctctttttcctgatTCCTTTTCTCCGAGAGAAGTCAGACTTTATCTTTGGGATGCCATTCCTTTCCTTTACTTATGTGTCCTTCATGTCTCCCCTCTCTTCTTCACGAACCCTAGAAAGAACTCTCAAGCATATCAGCACATGCCTATGAGCTAGAATAGTGGCTGAAGCCATTGGAGGTGAGAAGGTAACTCTGAATCCCAGTCTCTTCTGAGGTTCTATGATTCTGACTCCAATT
The DNA window shown above is from Saccopteryx bilineata isolate mSacBil1 chromosome 2, mSacBil1_pri_phased_curated, whole genome shotgun sequence and carries:
- the LOC136323508 gene encoding olfactory receptor 1D2-like, yielding MWFKEMNDLCLHGRNREIGEMDGGNQSGGSEFLLLGLSESPKDQQVLFWMFLSMYLVTVVGNMLIILAISFDSRLHTPMYFFLANLSFTDLFFVTNTVPKMLVNLQSQNKAISYAGCLTQLYFLVSLVALDNLILATMAYDRYVAISRPLHYATAMSPGLCILFLTLCWVLSVLYGLIHTILMTRVTFCSSRKIHYIFCEMYVLLRLACSNTQVNYLVLIATGSFIFLTPFGFMIASYIWIVRAILRLSSASSKYKAFSTCASHLTVVTLFYGTLCMVYLKPLNTYSMKDSVATVMYAVVTPMMNPFIYSLRNKDMHAALGRLFRGKALQRVI